One window of the Branchiostoma lanceolatum isolate klBraLanc5 chromosome 3, klBraLanc5.hap2, whole genome shotgun sequence genome contains the following:
- the LOC136430087 gene encoding solute carrier organic anion transporter family member 3A1-like yields the protein MSDIDLQPLVDEDSERLMAGKKREEPRPRPPASPATLHRRLFVGGTDDSSSMQDLFGDNGDEWENPENRCGCGCCHPDCCQCCASPKLFAVIWAIVCVLINTTIGYRVGILATLEKTFDMESKYTGIMYGGHDAGYLIMVLLVSYYGGKKGSHRPKWIAYGTMLIGISCVIFALPYFFMPRHVINETEQEVVCTPGKAQNTTDVENCKQSHSLNLFWYIMLTVATFMMGIGGAPALPLGTTYIDDHVTKESSPLYIGLALVLPNTGNALGLLFSSFVLRYYVDFLFISPSKIGIDSSDDQWIGAWWLGFLPLAAAFFFFSLPLCLFPKKMKKPHEVGLKETSRILPSLAERQYLADKGLFTTLGCLFSNSVYVLILLGIFVISAVTNGFSMYIPKYLEIQFSLTKANASALIGIVVLPATLLGTLSSGVLMRLCKVSGRNSIQLLAWLFLVVAMAIIPGMFLYCEPVPIAGIMTEYGATASQSGRQPLPHANLQAECNKDCVCPRQFTPVCGPDKIMYFNQCFAGCKDSLNTKYKDVMLYTDCSCISPGKMKVKDEHYTGSVATNDCNSLGQCNKFIFLMIVLLVVAFVSFFAFTPIITAVLRVVNKDESTLATGMIQFAIKAVGVAAPFLFGMAMDFTCIYFSRYCDAKGACLVYDIDWNRYLMLGVVTLGTLLGSILLFCAYIIHRSYRED from the exons ATGTCTGACATAGATCTACAGCCACTAGTCGATGAAGACTCGGAACGGCTAATGGCGGGAAAGAAGAGAGAGGAACCGAGGCCACGCCCTCCTGCGTCCCCGGCAACATTACACCGTAGACTGTTCGTCGGAGGCACCGACGACTCGTCCAGTATGCAGGACTTGTTCGGAGACAACGGGGACGAGTGGGAGAACCCGGAGAACAGATGCGGCTGCGGTTGCTGCCATCCGGACTGCTGTCAGTGTTGCGCGAGTCCCAAACTTTTCGCGGTGATCTGGGCTATCGTGTGCGTCTTGATCAACACGACGATCGGCTACAGAGTTGGGATTTTGGCCACTTTAGAGAAGACGTTTGATATGGAGAGTAAGTACACTGGTATCATGTACGGAGGGCATGACGCGGGGTACCTCATCATGGTCCTCCTCGTGTCCTATTACGGTGGAAAGAAGGGGTCGCATCGCCCCAAGTGGATCGCGTACGGTACGATGTTGATCGGAATTAGTTGCGTCATCTTTGCGCTGCCATATTTCTTCATGCCGAGACACGTCATCAACGAAACCGAACAAGAGGTTGTCTGTACACCGGGGAAGGCGCAAAACACGACCGACGTGGAGAACTGCAAGCAATCCCATTCCCTGAATCTGTTCTGGTACATCATGTTGACGGTTGCCACGTTCATGATGGGGATTGGCGGAGCGCCCGCGTTGCCCCTCGGGACAACGTACATCGACGATCACGTGACAAAGGAGAGCTCGCCATTGTATATCG GTTTAGCGCTGGTCCTTCCCAACACAGGCAATGCTCTTGGTCTCCTCTTCAGCTCCTTTGTTCTTCGATACTACGTTGACTTCCTCTTCATCAGCCCTTCTAAGATTG GAATCGACTCTTCGGACGACCAGTGGATAGGGGCGTGGTGGTTAGGGTTCCTCCCCCTTGCCGCtgcgttcttcttcttcagccTTCCTCTCTGCCTCTTCCCTAAGAAGATGAAAAAGCCTCACGAAGTTGGCCTCAAGGAGACCTCCAGGATCCTACCCTCTCTTGCAGAGCGGCAATACCTCGCCGACAAAG GCTTGTTTACGACGTTGGGTTGCCTCTTTAGCAATAGCGTGTACGTTCTCATCCTCCTCGGTATCTTCGTCATATCGGCTGTCACCAACGGTTTCTCCATGTACATCCCAAAGTACCTGGAGATACAGTTCTCCCTCACAAAGGCAAACGCCAGTGCGCTGATAG GAATCGTGGTTCTCCCGGCGACGTTGCTGGGCACGCTGAGTTCCGGAGTGCTGATGCGGCTGTGTAAGGTGTCCGGACGGAACTCTATCCAGCTGCTGGCCTGGCTGTTCCTGGTGGTGGCCATGGCGATCATCCCCGGCATGTTCCTGTACTGTGAACCTGTACCCATCGCAGGCATCATGACCGAGTACGGAGCTACAGC GTCACAGTCGGGAAGACAGCCCCTCCCCCACGCCAACCTCCAGGCCGAGTGTAACAAGGACTGCGTCTGTCCGCGGCAGTTCACCCCGGTCTGTGGCCCAGACAAGATCATGTACTTCAACCAGTGCTTCGCCGGGTGCAAGGACAGTTTGAATACCAAGTACAAGGACGTCATG TTGTACACAGATTGTTCGTGTATCTCCCCggggaagatgaaggtcaaggatGAGCACTACACCGGCTCCGTGGCCACCAACGACTGCAACTCTCTCGGACAGTGCAACAAGTTCATCTTCCTCATGATCGTCCTGCTCGTGGTAGCCTTTGTGTCGTTCTTCGCCTTCACGCCCATCATCACTGCAGTGCTCAG AGTTGTAAACAAAGACGAGTCCACCCTTGCGACTGGAATGATACAGTTTGCCATCAAAGCTGTTG GTGTTGCTGCTCCTTTCCTGTTCGGGATGGCCATGGACTTCACGTGCATCTATTTCTCCCGCTACTGTGACGCGAAAGGAGCGTGTCTGGTGTACGATATCGACTGGAACCGCTACCTGATGTTAGGCGTCGTCACTCTAGGGACTCTGCTAGGTTCTATCCTGCTGTTTTGTGCGTACATCATCCACAGATCGTACCGAGAGGACTAA